One Coffea arabica cultivar ET-39 chromosome 5e, Coffea Arabica ET-39 HiFi, whole genome shotgun sequence DNA segment encodes these proteins:
- the LOC113687304 gene encoding 3'-N-debenzoyl-2'-deoxytaxol N-benzoyltransferase-like: MANEYILEAHVMLEVISKGYKFLVKASGIPSDEKVKFAYAINIRKLVKPPLPAGYWGILTKAEDHVDQPIYKTAELINKSKYNVSDEYVRSFIDFQELNYHEGTTVGAKVSGITDWRHLGHSTVDFGWGGPVTVFPLSRNLLGSVEPRFFLPYSSANEGEKDGCKLSVCLQEHAVSGFKEDMNKLKNLEPGFL, encoded by the exons ATGGCAAATGAATATATTTTGGAAGCACACGTGATGTTGGAGGTTATATCAAAAGGCTACAAATTTTT AGTTAAGGCTTCTGGGATCCCTTCTGATGAGAAAGTGAAGTTTGCATATGCAATCAACATAAGAAAGCTAGTCAAGCCACCACTACCAGCAGGATACTGGGGAATTCTGACCAAGGCTGAAGACCATGTCGATCAACCGATATATAAAACAGCAGAATTGATCAACAAGAGCAAATACAATGTATCTGATGAATATGTTCGATCATTTATCGATTTTCAGGAGCTAAATTATCATGAAGGGACCACAGTAGGAGCAAAGGTGAGTGGAATTACTGATTGGAGACACTTAGGCCATTCCACAGTGGACTTTGGTTGGGGAGGTCCTGTTACAGTTTTTCCTCTGTCAAGAAACCTACTTGGAAGCGTTGAGCCCCGTTTCTTTTTGCCCTATTCTTCAGCAAATGAAGGGGAAAAGGATGGTTGTAAACTTTCTGTGTGTTTGCAAGAACATGCTGTTTCAGGTTTCAAAGAAGACATGAATAAGTTGAAGAATTTAGAGCCTGGATTCCTTTGA
- the LOC140003952 gene encoding uncharacterized protein isoform X2, with protein MEEIMELMNYGSRRRSRKSKRRGRRKGSRNKVSPEVTRKLGDATLHYAHGRYGEAIGMFYEVIRLSPNLPDPYHRLGLIYNEMGDKKRALDFYMIAAHLTPKDASLWKLLVTWSVEQGDTGQARYCLSKAITADPEDINLRFHRASLYVELGDYLKAADSYEQISQLCPDNVKVLQTAAQLYKKCGQSERAVTVLESYLRNCCKEPDLNVVDILASLHMEGNAHHKALEHIEHAQQVYCSGKEMPLCLRTKAGICHIHLGNLVKAEALFNVLRHENLHDHPQLIIQIGDSLMNHGHYESAVEYYMMLVGDDVKNNGCLYLKIAECCCCLGKRLQSIDYFYRALDKLENSVDARLALSSLLLEENKDDEAISVLCPPKESESLFNLNLNAAKPWWLNGKIKLKLSQIYKAKGLLEAFVDVFFPVVRETLFLETIQQKVRPRKKLSKSVLSERIKILDHVRTDTVFHGFRPVASASDLSRASRAKKLLKKKEAKRAAALAAGIEWISDDSEDESPQQAPRELPLPNLIRDAEHHHLIIELCKSLASLKKYWEALEIINLTLKLASNVLSVERNEELRTLGAQIAYTIADPAHGFEYARYIVNQRPYSFSAWNCYYKVMSKLDSRYSKHNKFLHTMRTKHKSCVPLTLIFGHQFTMISQHQAAVREYLEAYKLMPDIPLVNLCAGTALINLALGHRLQNKHQSVAQGLAFLYNNLQLCRYSQEALYNIARAYHHVGLVSLAALNYEKVLTMHESDCPMPNLPNEKPDGLASPKSGYCDLRREAAYNLHLIYKKSGAIDLARQILKDHCVI; from the exons ATGGAAGAAATAATGGAACTCATGAATTATGGCTCTAGAAGAAGATCCAGGAAG TCCAAGAGAAGAGGTCGACGAAAGGGATCAAGGAATAAAGTCAGTCCTGAAGTGACTCGAAAACTTGGTGATGCTACTCTTCATTATGCCCATGGCCGCTATGGAGAG GCCATAGGGATGTTTTATGAAGTGATTCGTCTTTCTCCCAATCTTCCTGATCCATATCATAGGCTTGGGCTCATCTATAATGAGATGGGTGATAAGAAGAGAGCCTTGGATTTCTACATGATTGCTGCCCATTTAACCCCAAAGGATGCATCTCTGTGGAAGCTTCTTGTGACATGGTCCGTAGAACAAGGTGATACAGGACAAGCCAGGTACTGCCTTTCTAAAGCAATAACAGCAGATCCTGAAGATATCAATTTGCGGTTTCACCGTGCATCTCTTTATGTTGAGTTGGGTGATTATTTGAAAGCTGCTGATTCATATGAGCAAATTTCACAGCTCTGTCCCGACAATGTAAAGGTACTACAGACTGCGGCCCAGCTGTATAAAAAATGTGGCCAATCTGAGCGTGCAGTCACTGTACTGGAAAGCTATCTCAGAAATTGTTGCAAGGAACCTGATTTAAATGTGGTTGATATATTGGCTTCACTACACATGGAAGGCAATGCACATCATAAAGCCCTCGAGCATATTGAGCATGCACAGCAGGTTTACTGCTCTGGGAAAGAGATGCCATTATGTCTACGCACAAAAGCTGGAATATGTCATATTCACCTTGGAAACTTGGTAAAAGCAGAAGCTCTTTTCAATGTTTTGAGACATGAGAATTTACATGATCATCCCCAGTTGATTATTCAGATTGGAGATTCACTAATGAATCACGGGCATTATGAATCTGCAGTAGAATACTATATGATGTTGGTAGGAGATGATGTTAAGAACAATGGTTGCCTGTATCTGAAAATTGCTGAGTGTTGCTGTTGTCTGGGGAAACGATTGCAATCAATTGATTACTTCTACAGAGCTTTAGACAAACTTGAGAATAGTGTTGATGCTCGGCTGGCTTTGTCATCACTTCTTCTTGAAGAAAATAAAGATGATGAAGCCATTTCTGTTCTATGTCCTCCTAAAGAATCAGAATCACTATTTAACTTGAACCTAAATGCAGCAAAACCATGGTGGCTTAATGGGAAGATAAAGTTGAAGCTTTCTCAAATCTATAAAGCTAAAGGATTGTTAGAGGCATTTGTAGATGTTTTTTTTCCTGTGGTTCGCGAGACATTGTTTCTTGAGACTATACAACAAAAGGTCAGGCCAAGGAAGAAGCTATCAAAAAGTGTTCTTTCTGAACGGATAAAAATACTTGATCATGTTAGGACTGATACTGTGTTTCATGGATTTAGACCTGTAGCTTCAGCATCAGATCTGTCTAGAGCGTCCAGAGCAAAAAAGTTACTAAAAAAGAAGGAAGCAAAAAGAGCTGCTGCTTTGGCTGCTGGAATTGAGTGGATAAGTGATGATTCAGAGGATGAATCTCCCCAACAAGCGCCAAGAGAGCTTCCTCTTCCAAACCTTATAAGAGATGCAGAACATCATCATCTCATTATAGAATTATGCAAATCACTAGCATCCTTGAAAAAGTATTGGGAAGCATTGGAAATCATCAATTTAACTCTGAAATTGGCCTCCAATGTTTTGTCTGTTGAAAGGAACGAAGAGCTTAGAACTCTGGGAGCCCAAATAGCATACACTATTGCTGATCCTGCTCACGGCTTTGAATATGCACGCTATATTGTTAATCAACGTCCTTATAGCTTTTCTGCATGGAACTGCTATTACAAAGTAATGTCAAAACTGGACAGTCGATATTCAAAGCATAACAAGTTTTTGCACACCATGCGAACCAAGCACAAAAGTTGTGTACCACTCACTCTCATTTTCGGGCACCAGTTTACCATGATCAGCCAGCATCAAGCAGCTGTTCGGGAATATTTGGAAGCTTACAAGCTGATGCCAGATATTCCCTTGGTCAATCTTTGTGCTGGAACTGCATTGATAAACTTGGCCCTAGGTCACAGACTTCAAAACAAACATCAGTCTGTGGCCCAAGGATTGGCATTTCTTTACAATAATTTACAGCTTTGCAGATATAGTCAGGAAGCACTGTATAATATAGCTCGAGCATATCATCATGTCGGTCTTGTTTCTCTTGCTGCTTTAAACTATGAAAAGGTTCTTACAATGCATGAAAGTGATTGCCCCATGCCAAACCTTCCAAATGAGAAACCAGATGGTCTGGCTTCTCCAAAGTCAGGCTACTGTGATCTTCGTCGGGAAGCAGCTTACAACTTGCATCTGATCTACAAGAAAAGTGGAGCAATTGATCTTGCCAGGCAAATCTTGAAAGATCATTGTGTCATATGA
- the LOC140003952 gene encoding uncharacterized protein isoform X1: MEEGEGAGVVGSSSEFHADEHPMELESQLEEEHEVDDEGEGTTANTMANIEGEEEDDDDEDEEEEGYKFRFSDDMDPLAFTKEDASGLQPYEQFQRLEHDYEALAAKKRKARLQAIPQGEVPAAKKPRQRQEDVSGATMEEIMELMNYGSRRRSRKSKRRGRRKGSRNKVSPEVTRKLGDATLHYAHGRYGEAIGMFYEVIRLSPNLPDPYHRLGLIYNEMGDKKRALDFYMIAAHLTPKDASLWKLLVTWSVEQGDTGQARYCLSKAITADPEDINLRFHRASLYVELGDYLKAADSYEQISQLCPDNVKVLQTAAQLYKKCGQSERAVTVLESYLRNCCKEPDLNVVDILASLHMEGNAHHKALEHIEHAQQVYCSGKEMPLCLRTKAGICHIHLGNLVKAEALFNVLRHENLHDHPQLIIQIGDSLMNHGHYESAVEYYMMLVGDDVKNNGCLYLKIAECCCCLGKRLQSIDYFYRALDKLENSVDARLALSSLLLEENKDDEAISVLCPPKESESLFNLNLNAAKPWWLNGKIKLKLSQIYKAKGLLEAFVDVFFPVVRETLFLETIQQKVRPRKKLSKSVLSERIKILDHVRTDTVFHGFRPVASASDLSRASRAKKLLKKKEAKRAAALAAGIEWISDDSEDESPQQAPRELPLPNLIRDAEHHHLIIELCKSLASLKKYWEALEIINLTLKLASNVLSVERNEELRTLGAQIAYTIADPAHGFEYARYIVNQRPYSFSAWNCYYKVMSKLDSRYSKHNKFLHTMRTKHKSCVPLTLIFGHQFTMISQHQAAVREYLEAYKLMPDIPLVNLCAGTALINLALGHRLQNKHQSVAQGLAFLYNNLQLCRYSQEALYNIARAYHHVGLVSLAALNYEKVLTMHESDCPMPNLPNEKPDGLASPKSGYCDLRREAAYNLHLIYKKSGAIDLARQILKDHCVI; the protein is encoded by the exons ATGGAGGAGGGCGAGGGTGCTGGGGTTGTAGGTAGCAGCAGTGAGTTCCATGCAGATGAGCATCCTATGGAATTGGAATCACAATTGGAAGAAGAACATGAAGTCGATGATGAAGGAGAAGGCACTACTGCTAACACTATGGCTAATattgaaggagaagaagaagatgatgatgatgaggatgaagaggaagaagggTATAAATTCAGGTTCAGTGATGACATGGATCCTCTGGCTTTTACCAAAGAGGACGCATCTGGGCTCCAGCCTTACGAACAATTCCAGCGCCTGGAGCACGACTATGAAGCTTTGGCTGCCAAAAAGCGCAAGGCCCGTCTCCAAGCCATACCCCAAGG GGAAGTACCTGCAGCTAAAAAACCACGGCAACGACAAGAGGATGTTTCTGGTGCAACCATGGAAGAAATAATGGAACTCATGAATTATGGCTCTAGAAGAAGATCCAGGAAG TCCAAGAGAAGAGGTCGACGAAAGGGATCAAGGAATAAAGTCAGTCCTGAAGTGACTCGAAAACTTGGTGATGCTACTCTTCATTATGCCCATGGCCGCTATGGAGAG GCCATAGGGATGTTTTATGAAGTGATTCGTCTTTCTCCCAATCTTCCTGATCCATATCATAGGCTTGGGCTCATCTATAATGAGATGGGTGATAAGAAGAGAGCCTTGGATTTCTACATGATTGCTGCCCATTTAACCCCAAAGGATGCATCTCTGTGGAAGCTTCTTGTGACATGGTCCGTAGAACAAGGTGATACAGGACAAGCCAGGTACTGCCTTTCTAAAGCAATAACAGCAGATCCTGAAGATATCAATTTGCGGTTTCACCGTGCATCTCTTTATGTTGAGTTGGGTGATTATTTGAAAGCTGCTGATTCATATGAGCAAATTTCACAGCTCTGTCCCGACAATGTAAAGGTACTACAGACTGCGGCCCAGCTGTATAAAAAATGTGGCCAATCTGAGCGTGCAGTCACTGTACTGGAAAGCTATCTCAGAAATTGTTGCAAGGAACCTGATTTAAATGTGGTTGATATATTGGCTTCACTACACATGGAAGGCAATGCACATCATAAAGCCCTCGAGCATATTGAGCATGCACAGCAGGTTTACTGCTCTGGGAAAGAGATGCCATTATGTCTACGCACAAAAGCTGGAATATGTCATATTCACCTTGGAAACTTGGTAAAAGCAGAAGCTCTTTTCAATGTTTTGAGACATGAGAATTTACATGATCATCCCCAGTTGATTATTCAGATTGGAGATTCACTAATGAATCACGGGCATTATGAATCTGCAGTAGAATACTATATGATGTTGGTAGGAGATGATGTTAAGAACAATGGTTGCCTGTATCTGAAAATTGCTGAGTGTTGCTGTTGTCTGGGGAAACGATTGCAATCAATTGATTACTTCTACAGAGCTTTAGACAAACTTGAGAATAGTGTTGATGCTCGGCTGGCTTTGTCATCACTTCTTCTTGAAGAAAATAAAGATGATGAAGCCATTTCTGTTCTATGTCCTCCTAAAGAATCAGAATCACTATTTAACTTGAACCTAAATGCAGCAAAACCATGGTGGCTTAATGGGAAGATAAAGTTGAAGCTTTCTCAAATCTATAAAGCTAAAGGATTGTTAGAGGCATTTGTAGATGTTTTTTTTCCTGTGGTTCGCGAGACATTGTTTCTTGAGACTATACAACAAAAGGTCAGGCCAAGGAAGAAGCTATCAAAAAGTGTTCTTTCTGAACGGATAAAAATACTTGATCATGTTAGGACTGATACTGTGTTTCATGGATTTAGACCTGTAGCTTCAGCATCAGATCTGTCTAGAGCGTCCAGAGCAAAAAAGTTACTAAAAAAGAAGGAAGCAAAAAGAGCTGCTGCTTTGGCTGCTGGAATTGAGTGGATAAGTGATGATTCAGAGGATGAATCTCCCCAACAAGCGCCAAGAGAGCTTCCTCTTCCAAACCTTATAAGAGATGCAGAACATCATCATCTCATTATAGAATTATGCAAATCACTAGCATCCTTGAAAAAGTATTGGGAAGCATTGGAAATCATCAATTTAACTCTGAAATTGGCCTCCAATGTTTTGTCTGTTGAAAGGAACGAAGAGCTTAGAACTCTGGGAGCCCAAATAGCATACACTATTGCTGATCCTGCTCACGGCTTTGAATATGCACGCTATATTGTTAATCAACGTCCTTATAGCTTTTCTGCATGGAACTGCTATTACAAAGTAATGTCAAAACTGGACAGTCGATATTCAAAGCATAACAAGTTTTTGCACACCATGCGAACCAAGCACAAAAGTTGTGTACCACTCACTCTCATTTTCGGGCACCAGTTTACCATGATCAGCCAGCATCAAGCAGCTGTTCGGGAATATTTGGAAGCTTACAAGCTGATGCCAGATATTCCCTTGGTCAATCTTTGTGCTGGAACTGCATTGATAAACTTGGCCCTAGGTCACAGACTTCAAAACAAACATCAGTCTGTGGCCCAAGGATTGGCATTTCTTTACAATAATTTACAGCTTTGCAGATATAGTCAGGAAGCACTGTATAATATAGCTCGAGCATATCATCATGTCGGTCTTGTTTCTCTTGCTGCTTTAAACTATGAAAAGGTTCTTACAATGCATGAAAGTGATTGCCCCATGCCAAACCTTCCAAATGAGAAACCAGATGGTCTGGCTTCTCCAAAGTCAGGCTACTGTGATCTTCGTCGGGAAGCAGCTTACAACTTGCATCTGATCTACAAGAAAAGTGGAGCAATTGATCTTGCCAGGCAAATCTTGAAAGATCATTGTGTCATATGA